A region from the Vicia villosa cultivar HV-30 ecotype Madison, WI linkage group LG3, Vvil1.0, whole genome shotgun sequence genome encodes:
- the LOC131657303 gene encoding uncharacterized protein LOC131657303 yields MTHKIVLSLLPFILLLLINGQGSFARYIKLQQEIVEEKEVDQPYLDGWLKNPLKNQKLISSSNQVYLDGWLKDTRSEGAKSTPESNQVYLDGWLKDTRVEKEKSNANSNQVYLDGWLKDIRAEKVKSAPTSNQVYLDGWLKDTREEKAKSTSDSNQVYLDGWLKDTRAEKEKSTADSNQVYLDGWLKDIRNEKEKSAHNSNQIYLDGWLKDTRAENEKSAFESNQVYLDGWLKDTRSKKEKSTDDSNQVFLDGWLKDIRAEKEKSTHNSNQVYLDGWLKDTQAEKEKSASDSNQVNLDGWLKDTRAEKEKFTSNSNQVYLDGWLKDTRSEKPKSTSESNQVYLDGWLKDTRAEKVKSTADSNQVYLDGWLKDIRAEKAKSAHNSNQVYLDGWLKDTRSEKEKSTSDSNQVYVDGCLKDIRAEKEKSTPDSKLVYLDGWLKDTRK; encoded by the exons atgacacaCAAAATTGTTTTGTCTCTCCTTCCTTTTATTTTGCTCTTGTTGATT AATGGACAAGGAAGCTTTGCTAGATATATAAAACTTCAACAAGAgattgtagaagaaaaagaagttgATCAACCTTACCTTGATGGCTGGCTCAAAAATCCATTGAAGAACCAAAAACTCATTTCTAGCTCCAACCAAGTTtatcttgatggatggttgaaagataccagATCTGAGGGAGCAAAGTCGACTCCTGAatccaaccaagtttaccttgatggatggttgaaagataccagAGTTGAGAAAGAAAAATCTAATGCTAACTCCAACCAAGTTtatcttgatggatggttgaaagatatcaGAGCTGAGAAAGTAAAGTCTGCACCTACATCCAACCAAGTTTACCtcgatggatggttgaaagatacccgagAAGAGAAAGCAAAATCTACCTCAgactccaaccaagtttaccttgatggatggttgaaagatactagagctgagaaagaaaaatctaccgctgactccaaccaagtttatcttgatggatggttgaaagatatcaGAAATGAGAAAGAAAAGTCTGCCCATAACTCTAACCAAATTTACCtcgatggatggttgaaagatacccgagCAGAGAATGAAAAATCCGCCTTTGAatccaaccaagtttaccttgatggatggttgaaagatacccgaTCTAAGAAAGAAAAATCAACTGATGACTCCAACCAAGTTTTTCTTGATGGTTGGTTGAAAGATATCAGAGCTGAGAAAGAAAAGTCCACCCATAACTcgaaccaagtttaccttgatggttGGTTGAAAGATACCCAAGCAGAGAAAGAAAAATCCGCCTCTGATTCCAACCAAGTTAACCtcgatggatggttgaaagatacccgagCAGAGAAAGAAAAATTCACCTCTAAttccaaccaagtttaccttgatggatggttgaaagatacccgaTCTGAGAAACCAAAATCCACATCTGAatccaaccaagtttaccttgatggatggttgaaagatacccgagCAGAGAAAGTAAAATCTACCGCTGACTCTAATCAAGTTTATCTTGATGGATGGCTGAAAGATATCAGAGCTGAGAAAGCAAAGTCCGCCCATAACTctaaccaagtttaccttgatggatggttgaaagatacccgaTCAGAGAAAGAAAAATCCACCTCtgactccaaccaagtttacGTTGATGGATGCTTGAAGGATATCCGTGCTGAGAAAGAAAAATCCACACCAGACTCCAAACTAGTTTATCTTGATGGATGGTTAAAAGATACCCGAAAGTAA